Proteins from a single region of Microtus ochrogaster isolate Prairie Vole_2 linkage group LG5, MicOch1.0, whole genome shotgun sequence:
- the Nans gene encoding sialic acid synthase: MPLELELCPGRWVGGQHPCFIIAEIGQNHQGDLDIAKRMIRTAKECGADCAKFQKSELEFKFNRKALERPYTSKHSWGSTYGEHKRHLEFSHAQYRELQRYAQEIGIFFTASGMDEMAVEFLHELNVPFFKVGSGDTNNFPYLEKTAKKGRPMVISSGMQSMDTMKQVYQIVKPLNPNFCFLQCTSAYPLQPEDANLRVISEYQKLFPDIPIGYSGHETGIAISVAAVALGAKVLERHITLDKTWKGSDHSASLEPGELAELVRSVRLVERALGSPVKQLLPCEVACNEKLGKSVVAKVKIPEGTILTLDMLTVKVGEPKGYPPEDIFSLVGRKVLVTVEEDDTIMEDSVENHSKKIKS; encoded by the exons ATGCCGCTCGAACTGGAGCTGTGTCCCGGGCGCTGGGTGGGTGGGCAGCACCCTTGCTTCATCATCGCGGAAATCGGCCAGAACCACCAGGGCGACCTGGACATCGCCAAGCGCATGATCCGCACTGCCAAG GAGTGTGGGGCTGACTGCGCTAAGTTCCAGAAGAGCGAGTTGGAGTTCAAGTTTAACCGGAAGGCCCTGGAGAGACCATATACTTCGAAGCATTCGTGGGGGTCGACATATGGGGAGCATAAACGGCATCTAGAATTCAGCCACGCCCAGTACAGGGAGCTGCAGCGCTATGCGCAGGAGATTGGCATCTTCTTCACCGCCTCTGGCATGGACGAG ATGGCGGTTGAGTTTCTGCATGAACTGAATGTCCCATTTTTTAAAGTTGGATCTGGCGACACTAACAATTTTCCTTATCTGGAGAAGACAGCCAAGAAAG GTCGTCCTATGGTGATCTCCAGTGGGATGCAGTCGATGGACACTATGAAGCAAGTCTACCAGATTGTGAAGCCCCTCAACCCCAACTTCTGCTTCCTCCAGTGCACCAGCGCATACCCACTGCAGCCAGAGGATGCCAACCTGCGCGTCATCTCG GAGTACCAGAAGCTCTTTCCCGACATTCCCATAGGGTATTCTGGGCATGAGACAGGCATCGCCATATCTGTGGCGGCAGTGGCTCTGGGGGCCAAGGTGTTGGAACGTCACATAACTTTGGACAAGACTTGGAAGGGGAGCGACCACTCAGCCTCGTTGGAGCCTGGAGAGCTGGCAGAGCTGGTGCGGTCCGTGCGCCTGGTGGAGCGGGCATTGGGCTCTCCAGTCAAGCAGCTGCTGCCCTGTGAGGTGGCCTGCAACGAGAAG CTGGGCAAGTCTGTGGTGGCCAAAGTGAAAATCCCAGAAGGCACCATCCTGACCCTGGACATGCTCACCGTGAAGGTGGGCGAGCCCAAAGGCTATCCTCCTGAAGACATCTTCAGCCTCGTGGGCAGAAAGGTGCTGGTCACTGTGGAAGAAGATGATACAATCATGGAAGACTCTGTGGAAAATCACAGCAAGAAAATCAAGTCTTAA